One stretch of uncultured Methanobrevibacter sp. DNA includes these proteins:
- a CDS encoding MFS transporter translates to MPTFLVSQLQSSLHFSAEMLSLCLGMSLFATGFGGIIFGALGDRYGRKKVLQWTIIIYSIGTLLCAFTWDFYSLLIFRFITGLGVGGEWATGQTYINETFPDELRAKFGAFMQSGAPVGVILASMVGGLVTPIIGWRMTFLVSIIPAITIIFIRKYLDESDVWIQNKDKYVNRSILKQFKELISREHRKIFLISLVLCIFGMSAYWYTYSWLPTYLEQERGLALLSTTFGVILIQCGDFTGYTTFGFVAEKLGRRPAFTIYSFIMALGISMITIFWNQIEHVHDLLYVFMFLTGFGTGFFGGFGSLFSELFPTKIRNTAVGTVFNLARGAQFITPVIITTVASYFDLSYGIAIAALFALLVGIWIWVFPETKGTVLNDLD, encoded by the coding sequence TTATTTGCCACTGGTTTTGGTGGAATAATCTTTGGAGCGCTGGGAGATCGATATGGGCGTAAAAAGGTATTGCAATGGACTATAATCATATATTCGATTGGAACACTATTGTGTGCCTTTACGTGGGACTTCTATTCTCTTTTAATATTCAGATTTATCACTGGATTGGGTGTTGGTGGAGAATGGGCTACCGGTCAGACCTACATTAATGAAACATTTCCTGATGAATTAAGGGCCAAATTTGGTGCTTTCATGCAGTCAGGTGCACCAGTTGGAGTTATTTTGGCTTCAATGGTTGGTGGATTGGTGACTCCTATCATTGGTTGGAGAATGACTTTTCTCGTTTCAATAATTCCTGCAATTACAATAATTTTCATAAGAAAATATCTTGATGAATCCGACGTCTGGATTCAAAACAAAGACAAATACGTTAACAGGAGCATTCTAAAGCAATTCAAGGAATTGATTAGCAGGGAGCACAGAAAGATATTCCTGATATCATTGGTATTGTGCATATTCGGAATGTCTGCATATTGGTACACTTATTCATGGTTGCCGACTTATCTTGAACAGGAAAGAGGTTTAGCATTGCTTAGCACAACATTTGGAGTTATTTTGATCCAATGTGGTGATTTCACAGGTTATACTACTTTCGGTTTTGTAGCTGAAAAGCTTGGAAGGCGTCCTGCATTTACAATATACAGTTTCATCATGGCGTTGGGAATATCAATGATAACAATTTTCTGGAATCAAATTGAGCATGTCCATGATTTGCTTTATGTATTCATGTTCCTAACCGGTTTTGGAACAGGATTCTTTGGAGGATTTGGATCATTGTTCTCGGAACTGTTCCCGACAAAAATCAGAAATACTGCCGTTGGAACGGTTTTCAACCTTGCACGTGGAGCGCAATTCATAACTCCTGTAATCATAACAACTGTTGCATCATACTTTGATTTGAGTTATGGTATTGCAATTGCCGCATTGTTTGCCCTGCTTGTGGGTATTTGGATTTGGGTATTTCCTGAAACCAAAGGAACTGTTCTCAATGATTTGGATTGA